The nucleotide window CACAAGATCATTAACAGTCTTGTAGTTTTCTCCAGTGGCCAAGATTTTACTTTGCACTGTTTGCTTTATGAGCCTTCTACTGAATCCCATCTCCAAGGCAGCTTTAACCACAGGCGTGTTCATCATGATTGCATCTTCTGAATGACTCTCTCCAGGTTCAAAATGAATAACTGATCAAAGAGGAAGATCACCATGTataatataaagaataaaataccTATACAACCCAGAAGTCAGACACATCAACATTGCCTACACACATGCTTATATACATGAATACCTAGCATTAAAAAGTTTTGATGCTTAAACAATCTCTTCTTAAGTAGTTAAAAATGGAAGCCAGTTACTTAGATGCAATTGGCTTGAAACTGTGATAAACTTCAACCCGTGTCAGGCCTACACTGAAGTCTAGGATAATCCAGAGAAACCGCAGAGATAATTCCATTGTGTGTCAGCAGCTTTTTTACACTAAGTCATTTCTAAGTTCAGCCTTGAAAAATATCTTGGGGGGcgggaaagaaattaaaatttcaagtTTATAGTACAAACAATTGCTCTGTTCCAGCTCTTGATCAGAATTTTCCATTCAACTTACTAAGCACCAGACATGTGGGATTCTGACTCATTGTCCTCAACCAGCAGGGGCTATGATAGCATAACCCACTCGCCCTCTGGGAGGGGTTTATTTCCACCGTAACTAGAGTCCAGCACAGAAAGACTTCACTTTATCAGCTTGTCCTACCTTCTCCTTGACCACCACTGCTCAATTCAAAGCATTTACCTAGCTATGTGCCTAAAAATGGAGTTGCATAACTGCACAGTCATGACTCCCTCCAGCAACTGTTCCACCAAGTTCAATACCATGGGTCAATTTAACAAATGTCAAATTGTCTTGTTCTGTTTAACCAAACCACTGAAACTAAAAACCACAAATATAGCAGATGCCAAgcattcaaaaccaaaaatcttaATATGAGCTGCTagtataaaaataaggaaaattaaagtCTCTTAAAGGTTCTTCCTTGAAGTTTGTCCATATACCATTGAAGCTACCTTTCATCATTAGTTAGAAAATCCTTACAAAATTGTTTCCAAGAAAATCTAAGAATTGTTAAGCAAGTTAGCTTTGGATAGCCAACTATTAAGTTTGCAAAATTAtaaggaaatttaaaaacatgctttaatATACATACTTGGGGGATCAATGTTTTCATCTACAGGCGTATCAGAGGTTGACAAGAGCTGTGGAACACAACAGAACCACATTAGTACCAAAGCATTGCGTTTTCCCCTACACACCTTCCTAACACATTCATCTCTCATTAACTATGATAAGCTTTTCATCTAAATGGTACCTGTTAAGTATTTGGTTACACAAGTCTGCAAATCTTTGCAGCTATATAATCAATATAAAGTTAGTGCTGACCACTTCCGTGAAGGGAAGTTTGGCTTACCCTTGCCAGAAGAGTTATGCACAGAAATAATTCAGGCTGTCCATGCCCGATTTCTGAAACAACAACTACTGATCTGCATTATTCACTGAAACTTACATCACCAGAATTTCCCTCTCCTGACACAAAGGAGCTCACTGCCTCATAACACTTTCCATAAGTAATTTGTACAGGTTAAACTCTACCTGTCCAAGCCCATTAGCCATGGTTCAGCACTGGTTTCATCTTTGTGCTCATGAAGAGTATTTATCATGTTAGAAACCAAGTAGAAATATATGCAGAAATAAGGCAGAAGGATGGACCAGACTCCCACAAAACCCATAGCACTCTTCAACAAGGGAAAACCAAAGTTACAGAACAGTAAAATTTACCTGTTCAAGAAGATGGGGGAACCTGGCCTGAACTTGACTTACAAACTCTCCTCCTTTTACACGAAGCAGATACTCACACCTGAAACATTGACAAAAGTGTACTGAATTATACTTTCTActtgccaaaggaaaaaaaaaaatacagaagaatgaaAGAGTTTACAGTAACACAGCATAACTTAAATACATGTTTCTTTTCCTCAGAAGGGAAAGAGTTCTCTTACTTGGAAGCCCGGTGACACTTTGATAAAGCTTTTCCATGATGTTCAGCAGTCAGTAGgcttatgtatatatatacacgcagCAGCTTTACATTCTGCTACCACTTCTAATCAAAATGGCATGTCATGAGAAATGATACTGTGTCAGCGTCACTACAAAGTGCAGTGATAAACTGTTTCTATCTCACATCTCACCATTCTTCTCTCCTACTCAAATCACTCAAGTTCACAAAATTTAACACCACTATCAAAGCCAGATCTGCTTCACTACTGCTGAGTTGTATCTCTTAAGTACATTTACTGACAGGCATAACgctgaaggaaagaaaggtgTCAGCTAATTCTACGTACATCATTTAGTCCAACAGTAGCTGGTAAATTGCCCATGAAAGGCTAGTTGGAGATCTAAGATGTGAAGAATTATTATTAGCCTTCCTGAAACTAAGTGCAGCTTTTCTGTCACTAATGTAGGTAGAGATTTCCACAGGTATCAATCAGGTATGCAATTGCCACTTAATTATGGCAGACATTAAAAAGttgtttctgtcatttttccaATAGTGACATATTAAACAGCCGCTGAAACCTTTTTCACAAGCCTTTCCACACCTAAGAAACTAAACCACGTGAGCTGAAAAACTGGTTCAAGAGCATTCGTCATGGGCACGGAACTAGACCAAGGGAGCTGGATGTTCCTTCTGATTCATTTCTCTACTTGTGCTCTCCTCAGTCTGCTTTCTGACTACTTTCCTTTTAGCCAAGTATGCTCATTTACAATGCAGCCTCACTTGCCAATAGTGATTTAGGGATACACACAGCTTTTAATTATGAAGTGGAAAGCATCCAATATCATGCTtaatgaagaaatgttttatttaaggcTACCATAGCACTTCAGAGCTTTTAAATAGAGGTACATGAAATACATCCAAATGAAAGAGTGAGTTTGCACATCATATGGTAAAGTTAAACAAAACTATTAAGTGCAGCATATATCTGCCAAAAAATATCTAAGGATGTGAACAAATTATGGTAAAAGACTTTGCCAGTTACCTTGGAAACCACTTTGCATGCTCAATCCATGGATCATCTCCAGATTCCCAGCACCTTAACCCACCATCACAGCAAAAACACTTGACATCATCATTGCggcctttaaaaaaacaaggcaaaatatCTAGCAAACATTCACACAATTTAAAGTAAGTGCTGACATAGCAATACAAATAAAATTGGAGACATCATTTTTGCTTACCTACGTAGTAAAAGCCAGCATCCGCAAGCTGTTCAGGCTGAACCGGAATTCTAGTTGGCCAATTTATGAATGTTTTAACACGTGCCTCATGAGTTTGCATGCTCACATTTGACACATTGAAACTTGGCAGGTCTCGGGTAAGGTTCTCTACAAAAGGGCAGTTAGGAAAGTGTCTCCGATGCTCTGACATAGCATTATCTTTTGGTTCCCAGTTACTCAGCTGACCACCACAGGTGAAACAAGCAACTTTGTCTGCTGTCCCCAAGTAATAAAGTCCAGCCTTTGCCAGATCAGTGGGTGAGAGAAACGTCAGTGGCCATGAGTGAAAAGTGCGTAGTCTAGCATCTTCTGTACTCATAGACGGATTGTGAAGTTTAGGTCTCAAGAATGAAAGGTCTTCAACTGCTCTAGTAGTTATTGGGTCTTgaggaaaactggaaaaagagCCACTGAAATATCCAACTTGTTCTAAACTTGGAGAAAGTGTTATGGAATGTAGAGATGGTGAGAGACTGTTTGCAACCAGAGGTGAAAAGGCAGAACGAGAACACAGTCCGAGGTTGTTAGCTGAAAGCATGTTTTGAACAAAACTGCAGCTAGGATACTGCTGTTTATGTTTTTCCATAGCATTATCTCCTGGCTGCCAGCTGTCCAGTGTTAAGCCACAACTGAAGCACTTAACTTTATCTTGCACACCAGTGTAATAAAACCCAGCCCGGGCAAGACTCCGTTCCGACACCGGCACGTTCATGGGGAAAGTAGAAAATGTCGACATTCTGTAGAGTTCACAGGATAAGTCATACTTCAGTTCACCACACAAAGCACTCTGCTTCATGACGCTAGCCAAGAAAGGGCTATTTTCCATTATGTTCATAATGGACTACTTTTGGAAGAATGGGACAAGTCTTCCTCTGGGAGGTAGTTGTGTGCATTAAAGGCAATTTGGAATAACCCCTGCCTGTACAAAGGTAGGAACCTGAAAATGAAATACTTCAATGTGCAATTTTGAATGCATATGTGAATAGAATTAGCCTCATGATTAACAGCCTTAAAACACTAGAGAAGCTCTTGTACTTCAGTTTACACAAAAGCTGCCCCACCCCATTTTGACAATTAAAGCAAGCACATCAAAAAGGACCTTCCCTTGAATCATATAGGCATCACATGCTTTCCTTGTAATGTGTATCTGGGAGAGCAGTATCAATCTGTCAGGCTAGTGGAGGTGGGAtccaggcaggggcagggggaaCAACCTCAAACGGGTTTATCAAAATCCTTTGTCAATAAAGAAACTAAAATGGGGGGCAACTAAAATGACATAATTTTTAACCAGAACATATGTTAAGTGATTTAAGAACTATTTCACCCTAGACAGCTGATAAATGTGGAGCTTATACACACGTAAAGATTTTAGGTTTTAAACCTCATTGGGAGGCTGAAAATAATGGTTTATCAAGCTGAAAAGGCATACAAAAAAAGAGCCCCTGAACTCATCTGGTACATTTGCTACTACTAGACttccaaaaaacccctcaacttCTGCATATTGTTGTCGTAATTGTTAAGACCAAAGAAGTTAGTTTGTACTCAACTTCACATATATTGAATATTCAGCTATGAGATAAACAAATCTTATACACTGTCCCTGACAAGGATGAACTGTCTTAATTAACAAGCCTGGAATAGCCCCAGGCTTTTCTGTCTATAACATTGTCAGCACAGACTGAACAGAGCATTTCAGTTTTAACCTGGTGCCTTAGTTACAAGTATAGAGTTATCACATTTAACATAAATTATTTGGCTTGTGTCAGGACATTCTAATGCTTTATACTGTTGACTTAAGTTTTTTCTGTATGCCATGTTTATGGCatacagaaacaaacagaatcctcagattaaaaaaaaaaattttgaagccTTAGTTTCTTTATTTGTGCACAGAACTACCTCCCAGAGTTCAGACTGAAGTCCCTTCTAAGGTGCCTACGCCTCCATATTGATATTGACTGTTCGCAAGAAGAAATTGGAAGTATCTATAGTTTCAGCCATTTAATTCTTTCGGGCAGAACAAAACCTgtaaggaagaaagagagaagtgtTTCAGAATATACAAAATGAGGTGCATGTAATGTCTGTACAAACAGAAACTACACAAATAGAAACACTGAAATCTCAATGTAAGCTTTTCTGTAATGTTAGCTAGAAAGTTGCGGGAGTCAACTTCATATACTGTCATATGGAGTGTATTTTACACACTTGTTGTTACTGACACATTTGCAAAACTTTAATCCACAAGCATAATTTTTTTGGCAGACGGATTAATCAGGCTGCTTGATCACGAACTGTATAACTAAAGGTAAGATCTTGTACTAAAGAAGTTGCACCCATTTAAATTGGTTTAAGCCTGCAGATTTTCAAACAATGAAGAACCAGTTTTATTACAGTGACTTAAATTAGGAGTACTGGAATTTCTTATTTAGGTAAATCTAACGATAGTTGAAGCACAGCACATCAGTAAAACTGAACTTCACCAAAAATTTCAGGTAAGAGACAAAGTTCATAAGCTTTTTAGTAtatcattttatatttattcatgTATACACATGTAGAAGTCTGTTTTACAGTATCAGTTCCTAAAAAGTTCTTCCAGGAAAGAGTCAAAACAGAACCGCTTGTCATGATGACACAGCCCTAGAAAAATCACctactggaaaacagcaaagcatTTCCTACTCATCTCAATAGCTCTTAGTAGATTTGTTCTTAATATGGTCACGCTATTACTATTACTATCTTCTTAATAATCACTGAGGAAATGAGTTACAAATGCCTTACATCAATCCACTCCTTCAACACAGACGGTAGGACCAAGCTATCAACATACACGAACGACACTACGCCAAGGTTAAGCCAGTTTCTGTACTGAAGAAAGTCAAGATAACCCAGAGTGAATGCTAGAAATATCAGAGCTAACTGAAACCCTGATAATCCTAAAACATTTCAGATCACTTAAACCTGAGATCCTGTGGACATTTTCTGCCGAATGCTCTCCTAATATTATCCTCCACTATAGCCCTGAGCATCCTTCATTTCCAGTCACCCAACTGCTCTGATTcgcattgtttttttccttccattatcCTGCAGCGACACTTGAGAAGTTATTTAAGTCCAGAGCAGTGATATTCAAAGTACAGTAACCTCAAAACTCAGTTTAATATTCTTCTGCTCTTGTGTCATAAACCAGGCAAAACAAGTTTACCTTCTAAGACCCTTCGCTAAGTCTACAGACCTTGAGCGCCGGAACCCACCCGGCGGGGTCTGTGCGCGGCCGCACACCCTCCGCAACACCCCCCGCGGGACCCTGtcagatttcccccccccccgccggccctcCCCGGGGGCCTCGCTCGCCGCTCCTCCACCCTCACGCTACCACCGCGA belongs to Strix uralensis isolate ZFMK-TIS-50842 chromosome 2, bStrUra1, whole genome shotgun sequence and includes:
- the BIRC2 gene encoding baculoviral IAP repeat-containing protein 2; its protein translation is MNIMENSPFLASVMKQSALCGELKYDLSCELYRMSTFSTFPMNVPVSERSLARAGFYYTGVQDKVKCFSCGLTLDSWQPGDNAMEKHKQQYPSCSFVQNMLSANNLGLCSRSAFSPLVANSLSPSLHSITLSPSLEQVGYFSGSFSSFPQDPITTRAVEDLSFLRPKLHNPSMSTEDARLRTFHSWPLTFLSPTDLAKAGLYYLGTADKVACFTCGGQLSNWEPKDNAMSEHRRHFPNCPFVENLTRDLPSFNVSNVSMQTHEARVKTFINWPTRIPVQPEQLADAGFYYVGRNDDVKCFCCDGGLRCWESGDDPWIEHAKWFPRCEYLLRVKGGEFVSQVQARFPHLLEQLLSTSDTPVDENIDPPIIHFEPGESHSEDAIMMNTPVVKAALEMGFSRRLIKQTVQSKILATGENYKTVNDLVSDLLTAEDEKREEEKERRFEEVASDDLSLIRKNRMALFQRLTCVLPILGSLLSAKVITELEHDVIKQKTQTPLQARELIDTVLVKGNEAASIFRNCLRDCDPVLYKDLFVEKNMKYVPTEDVSGLPMEEQLRRLQEERTCKVCMDKEVSIVFIPCGHLVVCKECAPSLRKCPICRGTIKGTVRTFLS